In Arthrobacter sp. MN05-02, one genomic interval encodes:
- a CDS encoding glycerophosphoryl diester phosphodiesterase has product MRRFARPDAGRFPYLDNRSALRPDGLPLALSHRGFAPDGGENTMAAFERAVELGFRYLEIDVRASSDGVVMVFHDGDLGRVAGVGGPIAARTALDLGALSIGGHGGIPTLEAVLVRWPRLRLNIDVKSDDCVRPFAELVNRLGVHDRVLVASFSDRRRLAVLRLLERPTASSAGMAVNTLVKLLAPLGLAGAVARIARVQALQVPETYRGVRVVTGRFLRACRAAGLQVHVWTINERSEMDRLLDLGADGLVSDAADVLAACMAARSAWPQGHPA; this is encoded by the coding sequence TTGCGGCGCTTCGCACGGCCTGACGCGGGCCGCTTCCCCTATCTCGACAACCGGTCCGCCCTCCGACCGGACGGCCTGCCGCTCGCGCTGTCCCACCGCGGTTTCGCGCCCGACGGCGGGGAGAACACGATGGCCGCCTTCGAACGCGCCGTGGAGCTCGGTTTCCGATACCTCGAGATCGACGTCCGCGCCTCGAGCGACGGGGTGGTGATGGTCTTCCACGACGGGGACCTCGGCCGGGTGGCCGGCGTCGGCGGCCCGATCGCGGCGCGTACGGCGCTGGACCTGGGGGCCCTGTCGATCGGAGGACACGGCGGTATCCCGACCCTCGAGGCCGTCCTGGTGCGGTGGCCGCGGCTGCGCCTGAACATCGACGTGAAGAGCGACGACTGCGTGCGACCCTTCGCCGAGCTCGTGAACCGCCTGGGTGTCCACGACCGCGTGCTCGTCGCGTCCTTCTCCGACCGTCGGCGGCTCGCGGTACTGCGCCTGCTCGAGAGGCCGACGGCGTCCTCCGCCGGCATGGCGGTCAACACCCTGGTGAAGCTGCTCGCCCCGCTCGGGCTGGCTGGAGCGGTCGCACGCATCGCCCGGGTCCAGGCGCTGCAGGTCCCCGAGACCTACCGTGGCGTGCGCGTGGTGACGGGCCGTTTCCTCCGCGCCTGTCGGGCGGCGGGACTCCAGGTCCACGTGTGGACCATCAACGAGCGCTCGGAGATGGACCGGCTGCTGGATCTCGGCGCCGACGGCCTCGTGTCCGACGCCGCCGATGTCCTCGCCGCCTGCATGGCGGCCCGATCCGCCTGGCCGCAGGGCCATCCGGCCTGA
- a CDS encoding nitrate reductase, with the protein MSARGIGWTLHGDGRNVAAGGFVAPEERLSWPRTIGIGAQHVVAMFGATFLVPLITGFPPSTTLLFSGIGTILFLVITAGRVPSYLGSSFAFIAPIAAAQTQHGAAGALGGIILAGAALAIIGFIVHTAGARWIQVAMPPIVTGAIVALIGLNLAPTAKASFEQAPLTALVTVIAILLVTVLFKGILGRLSILVGVLAGYVVAMIRGEVDFAAIRDAAWVGLPDFAAPEFHLSVVGLFVPVVLVLVAENIGHVKSVAAMTDRDLDPLTGRALMADGLATMIAGAGGGSGTTTYAENIGVMAASRVYSTAAYWVAGIVAILLSLFPKFGALIATVPAGVLGGAGVVLYGMIGILGVRIWVQNQVDFSNPINLSTAGVALVVGIADFTWTIGDLTFAGIALGTAAALLIFHGMTAIARARGSEHVAGPDDLESSDHGSRPSKLG; encoded by the coding sequence ATGAGTGCACGAGGAATCGGCTGGACCCTCCACGGGGACGGCAGGAACGTGGCTGCGGGCGGGTTCGTCGCGCCCGAGGAACGCCTCAGCTGGCCCAGGACCATCGGCATCGGGGCGCAGCACGTCGTGGCGATGTTCGGTGCGACATTCCTCGTCCCGCTCATCACCGGATTCCCGCCGTCGACCACACTGCTGTTCTCGGGCATCGGGACGATCCTGTTCCTGGTCATCACGGCCGGAAGGGTGCCGAGCTACCTCGGTTCGAGCTTCGCCTTCATCGCACCGATCGCCGCCGCGCAGACGCAGCACGGCGCGGCCGGTGCCCTCGGCGGCATCATCCTGGCCGGTGCGGCCCTGGCGATCATCGGGTTCATCGTCCACACCGCCGGCGCGCGCTGGATCCAGGTGGCCATGCCCCCGATCGTGACGGGTGCCATCGTGGCCCTGATCGGCCTCAACCTCGCGCCGACGGCCAAGGCGAGCTTCGAGCAGGCTCCGCTCACCGCACTCGTGACGGTGATCGCGATCCTGCTGGTCACCGTGCTCTTCAAGGGCATCCTCGGGCGGCTCTCCATCCTCGTCGGCGTCCTCGCCGGCTACGTCGTCGCCATGATCCGGGGCGAGGTCGACTTCGCGGCGATCCGGGACGCGGCCTGGGTCGGACTGCCGGACTTCGCGGCACCGGAGTTCCACCTGTCCGTCGTCGGCCTCTTCGTCCCCGTGGTGCTCGTGCTCGTGGCCGAGAACATCGGCCACGTGAAATCCGTGGCTGCGATGACGGACCGGGACCTGGATCCTCTGACCGGACGGGCCCTGATGGCGGACGGCCTGGCCACCATGATCGCCGGCGCCGGCGGTGGTTCGGGCACCACCACGTACGCCGAGAACATCGGCGTCATGGCGGCGTCGCGTGTCTACTCGACGGCGGCCTACTGGGTGGCCGGTATCGTCGCGATCCTCCTGAGCCTGTTCCCGAAGTTCGGCGCCCTGATCGCCACGGTCCCCGCCGGCGTGCTCGGGGGTGCGGGCGTGGTGCTCTACGGGATGATCGGCATCCTCGGTGTCCGGATCTGGGTGCAGAACCAGGTCGACTTCTCCAACCCGATCAACCTGTCGACGGCGGGGGTCGCCCTGGTCGTGGGCATCGCGGACTTCACCTGGACGATCGGTGATCTCACCTTCGCCGGGATCGCCCTCGGGACCGCCGCCGCGCTCCTCATCTTCCACGGCATGACGGCGATCGCCCGTGCCCGCGGCAGCGAGCACGTCGCGGGTCCGGACGACCTCGAATCCAGCGACCACGGCAGCAGGCCCTCGAAGCTCGGCTGA
- a CDS encoding hydrolase, giving the protein MTTTHAWPHLFGAGAAGTPVLLLLHGTGGTEHDLLPLVDRLAPGAGYLAPRGPVQEHGLNRWFRRFGEGVFDVDDVVRRAGELAEFIARAREHYGIADRPLVAVGFSNGANIALATALLHPDAVRNAVAFSGMFPLEGRVIDADLSGSSIALFNGKSDAMAPIDSVIRVGSILESRGAEVDRNVREGGHGIHPTEVDGAAAWIASHTRKVLND; this is encoded by the coding sequence ATGACCACCACGCATGCGTGGCCGCACCTGTTCGGTGCAGGAGCAGCAGGCACCCCGGTGCTCCTGCTCCTGCACGGCACGGGCGGCACCGAGCACGACCTCCTGCCGCTCGTCGACCGCCTCGCGCCCGGCGCCGGCTACCTCGCACCGCGCGGACCCGTGCAGGAACACGGGTTGAACCGCTGGTTCCGCCGCTTCGGCGAGGGCGTGTTCGACGTCGACGACGTCGTCCGCCGTGCCGGCGAGCTCGCCGAATTCATCGCCCGGGCGCGGGAGCACTACGGGATCGCCGACCGTCCGCTCGTCGCCGTCGGCTTCTCCAACGGGGCGAACATCGCGCTCGCCACGGCGCTGCTCCACCCGGACGCCGTCCGGAACGCCGTCGCGTTCTCGGGCATGTTCCCGCTGGAGGGACGTGTGATCGACGCGGACCTCTCCGGCTCGTCCATCGCCCTGTTCAACGGGAAGTCCGACGCCATGGCCCCGATCGACAGCGTGATCCGTGTCGGTTCGATCCTCGAGAGCCGCGGCGCCGAAGTAGACCGGAACGTCCGCGAGGGCGGTCACGGGATCCATCCCACCGAGGTGGACGGCGCAGCCGCCTGGATCGCCTCGCATACCCGGAAGGTACTCAATGACTGA
- a CDS encoding aldehyde dehydrogenase — protein sequence MSAAGLLADQRRYFGTGVTRTAGWRRDQLRALLRLLAEREDELTGALEEDLGKSRTEGFLSEVVVVRAEARYALKHLDRWMAPERIAVPGGLQPGRAWSQARPLGVVLIIGPWNYPLNLVLAPLVGALAAGNTAVLKPSELAAATSRVLARLVPEYLDREAVAVVKGGVEVSTDLLAQPFDHVFYTGGERVGRIVMKAAAEYLTPVTLELGGKSPAVVVGGDLRTAARRIAHGKFLNAAQTCVAPDYVLTTPAAAPILADALAAAVRDFYGSDPSTSGDYGRIINEHHFDRLVGLLDGGTVVSGGRHERAERYIEPTVLRDVDPGSALMQEEIFGPLLPILEVGDLDEAIRFIGARPHPLAAYLFSDREEHLREFTDRVQAGGLAHNACTIQLAVPGLPFGGVGASGTGSYHGRQSFVTFSHVQPVFSKPSRLDTLRLAYPPFGPVKRRLLRRLL from the coding sequence ATGAGCGCCGCAGGACTCCTCGCCGACCAGCGCCGGTACTTCGGGACGGGGGTGACCCGTACGGCCGGGTGGCGGCGTGACCAGCTGCGCGCGCTCCTCCGGCTGCTGGCCGAACGCGAGGACGAACTGACGGGCGCCCTGGAGGAGGACCTCGGCAAGAGCCGGACGGAGGGTTTCCTCTCCGAGGTCGTCGTGGTGCGGGCGGAAGCGCGCTACGCCCTGAAGCACCTGGACCGCTGGATGGCGCCGGAGAGGATCGCCGTCCCGGGCGGCCTGCAGCCGGGCCGCGCCTGGTCGCAGGCCAGGCCCCTCGGCGTCGTCCTGATCATCGGGCCCTGGAACTATCCGCTGAATCTGGTGCTGGCGCCGCTCGTCGGGGCGCTCGCGGCGGGCAACACGGCGGTGCTCAAACCCAGCGAGCTCGCGGCCGCGACCTCCCGGGTGCTCGCGCGCCTCGTGCCGGAGTACCTGGACCGGGAGGCCGTCGCCGTCGTCAAGGGGGGAGTCGAGGTGAGCACCGACCTGCTCGCGCAGCCGTTCGACCACGTGTTCTACACGGGTGGTGAGCGCGTGGGGAGGATCGTGATGAAGGCCGCGGCCGAATACCTGACGCCGGTGACCCTCGAGCTGGGCGGCAAGTCACCGGCCGTCGTCGTCGGCGGGGACCTGCGCACCGCGGCCCGCCGGATCGCCCACGGGAAGTTCCTCAACGCCGCCCAGACGTGCGTGGCGCCCGACTACGTCCTGACCACACCGGCGGCCGCACCCATCCTCGCCGATGCGCTCGCGGCTGCCGTCCGGGACTTCTACGGCAGCGATCCGAGCACCTCGGGCGATTACGGCCGGATCATCAACGAGCACCACTTCGACCGTCTCGTGGGCCTGCTGGACGGGGGCACCGTGGTCTCCGGCGGCCGGCACGAGCGCGCGGAGCGGTACATCGAGCCGACCGTCCTGCGCGATGTCGATCCGGGCTCCGCGCTCATGCAGGAGGAGATCTTCGGTCCGCTGCTGCCGATCCTCGAGGTCGGGGACCTGGACGAGGCGATCCGGTTCATCGGCGCGCGGCCCCACCCGCTGGCCGCCTACCTGTTCAGCGACCGCGAGGAGCACCTGCGCGAGTTCACGGACCGGGTGCAGGCGGGCGGGCTGGCCCACAACGCCTGCACCATCCAGCTCGCGGTGCCGGGGCTGCCGTTCGGGGGCGTGGGTGCGAGCGGCACCGGCAGCTACCACGGGCGCCAGTCGTTCGTGACCTTCAGCCATGTGCAGCCGGTGTTCTCCAAGCCTTCCCGCCTGGACACGCTGCGCCTCGCGTATCCACCCTTCGGGCCGGTCAAGCGGAGGCTGCTGCGCAGGCTCCTCTGA
- a CDS encoding putative short chain dehydrogenase/reductase, which produces MVSPIRGRTVLVTGAGRGMGRLYAERAAREGAAAVVLWDVDGRVLEEVVAGLASTTATVHSYVVDVASVESIRSAADAVLGDVGVPDVLVNNAGIVRGKYFWEHDHAADIDLTLQVNTAGPMHVTRAFLPAMMQRGTPARILNVASAAGTLAVPRMSVYAASKWAVIGWSDSLRLELASTGSPITVTTLIPSYIRTGMFEGARGPLMTPLMEPDHVVDRAWRGMLAGRARVQLPWTVQLAGTLRNVLPQPVWDVVAGRVFRVYSSMEHFTGRPGAPADRKEGTT; this is translated from the coding sequence ATGGTATCTCCGATCCGGGGACGCACCGTGCTGGTCACGGGCGCGGGCAGGGGCATGGGCAGGCTCTACGCCGAACGGGCGGCCAGGGAGGGAGCGGCCGCCGTCGTCCTCTGGGACGTCGACGGGCGAGTACTCGAGGAGGTGGTCGCCGGCCTGGCATCGACCACGGCGACCGTGCACAGCTACGTGGTCGATGTCGCGTCGGTGGAGTCGATCCGGTCAGCGGCCGATGCCGTCCTGGGCGACGTCGGAGTGCCGGACGTCCTCGTGAACAACGCCGGGATCGTCCGCGGGAAGTACTTCTGGGAACACGACCACGCCGCGGACATCGACCTCACGCTGCAGGTGAACACCGCCGGGCCCATGCACGTCACGCGTGCCTTCCTCCCGGCGATGATGCAGCGCGGCACGCCCGCGAGGATCCTCAACGTGGCCTCGGCCGCCGGGACCCTCGCCGTGCCCCGCATGAGCGTGTATGCGGCGTCGAAATGGGCCGTGATCGGCTGGAGCGATTCCCTGCGCCTCGAACTGGCGTCGACCGGTTCCCCGATCACCGTCACCACGCTCATCCCCAGCTACATCAGGACCGGCATGTTCGAGGGAGCCCGCGGCCCGCTGATGACTCCCCTGATGGAACCGGACCACGTGGTGGACAGGGCCTGGCGGGGGATGCTCGCCGGCAGGGCGCGCGTCCAGCTGCCGTGGACCGTGCAGCTCGCCGGCACCCTCCGCAACGTGTTGCCGCAGCCCGTGTGGGATGTCGTCGCGGGGCGGGTCTTCCGGGTGTACAGCTCGATGGAGCACTTCACGGGACGCCCCGGTGCTCCCGCCGATCGGAAGGAAGGCACCACATGA
- a CDS encoding hydrolase: MRLVASDMDGTVIGHDGRMSERTVRAFRACVEAGVDVVFVTGRPPRWLQPLRDQLGHTGTVICSNGALTYDLEAERVLDAKLLKPEDVYAARDIIRGLFPAATFAAETVSGFHLESGFGDAATSELLGGITAQPFEESLPGEDVVKFLSRERNVSPDDFLAAVRPAVAHLVSTTHSAPTIALLEMAVPDIDKSVTLARYAAERGIDAADVVAFGDMPNDVQMLGWAGQGYAMASGHPDALAAANLVAPPFDEDGVAQVLEERLAALRTA, from the coding sequence ATGCGCCTCGTGGCGAGTGACATGGACGGGACCGTCATCGGTCACGACGGCAGGATGAGCGAACGGACGGTACGGGCGTTCCGCGCGTGCGTCGAGGCCGGGGTCGACGTCGTGTTCGTCACGGGCCGTCCGCCGCGCTGGCTGCAGCCGCTCCGGGACCAGCTCGGCCACACCGGGACCGTCATCTGCTCCAACGGCGCCCTGACGTACGACCTCGAGGCGGAGCGCGTCCTCGACGCGAAGCTCCTGAAGCCCGAGGACGTCTATGCCGCACGCGACATCATCCGGGGACTCTTCCCGGCGGCGACCTTCGCGGCCGAGACGGTGTCCGGCTTCCACCTCGAGTCGGGTTTCGGCGACGCCGCCACCTCCGAGCTGCTCGGCGGGATCACCGCGCAGCCGTTCGAGGAGTCGCTGCCGGGCGAGGACGTCGTCAAGTTCCTCTCCCGGGAGCGGAACGTCTCACCCGACGACTTCCTGGCGGCCGTCCGTCCCGCCGTCGCGCACCTCGTCTCGACGACGCACTCCGCTCCCACCATCGCGCTGCTGGAGATGGCGGTCCCGGACATCGACAAGTCCGTGACGCTCGCCCGCTACGCCGCGGAGCGGGGCATCGATGCCGCCGACGTCGTGGCCTTCGGCGACATGCCCAACGATGTCCAGATGCTGGGCTGGGCGGGCCAGGGGTACGCCATGGCCTCCGGGCACCCCGACGCGCTCGCCGCCGCGAACCTCGTGGCGCCGCCGTTCGACGAGGACGGAGTGGCACAGGTGCTGGAGGAACGGCTTGCGGCGCTTCGCACGGCCTGA
- a CDS encoding phosphonomutase, whose protein sequence is MTEARTDSAAKAATLARLHSAPEILQVVNVWDVVSARTIAGIPGTKALATASHSIAASLGYEDGENIPLEEMITAVGRIAAATDLPVSADLESGYGDPEDTVRRAIGVGIVGANIEDQMRPLADAIAQMEAVLRAGTSEGVDFVLNARTDALVKAGDRDPADVLADAVERGQAYLDLGATTVFVPGLLDEHAVTVLVEAFGPQRLSVINVPGSLAPSRLQELGVARISYGPWTQRVALTALADSARELLAGGALPEGTLPLN, encoded by the coding sequence ATGACTGAAGCACGCACCGATTCCGCGGCGAAGGCCGCCACGCTCGCCCGGCTGCACTCCGCCCCGGAGATCCTCCAGGTCGTCAACGTCTGGGACGTCGTCAGCGCGAGGACGATCGCCGGCATCCCGGGCACGAAGGCACTCGCCACGGCGAGCCACTCCATCGCCGCATCGCTCGGCTACGAGGACGGCGAGAACATCCCGCTCGAGGAGATGATCACCGCCGTCGGACGGATCGCCGCCGCGACGGACCTGCCGGTCTCCGCCGACCTGGAATCGGGTTACGGCGACCCCGAGGACACGGTCCGCCGAGCGATCGGCGTCGGGATCGTCGGCGCGAACATCGAGGACCAGATGCGGCCCCTGGCGGACGCCATCGCGCAGATGGAGGCGGTCCTGAGGGCCGGGACGTCGGAGGGTGTCGACTTCGTGCTGAATGCGCGGACGGATGCCTTGGTGAAGGCGGGAGACCGCGATCCGGCGGACGTCCTGGCCGACGCCGTGGAGCGTGGCCAGGCGTACCTCGACCTCGGCGCCACGACCGTCTTCGTCCCCGGCCTGCTCGACGAGCACGCCGTGACCGTCCTCGTGGAGGCCTTCGGCCCGCAGCGCCTGAGCGTCATCAACGTCCCGGGCAGCCTCGCGCCGTCGCGCCTGCAGGAGCTCGGCGTGGCCCGCATCTCCTACGGGCCGTGGACCCAGCGCGTCGCGCTCACCGCCCTGGCGGACTCCGCACGCGAACTGCTCGCCGGCGGCGCGCTGCCCGAGGGCACCCTTCCCCTGAACTAG
- a CDS encoding fructokinase, producing MLTVIGETLIDEVVSDTASMRAHVGGSPMNVAVGLARLGHPAQFVGRYGDDEYGRMIQQHLRDNSVPFPVEPDGSPTSVATARLDPAGGAAYDFQLVWDLPGLAGQKDRLLDGTTLLHTGSIATMLAPGADDVLALVTAAHPLVTVTYDPNCRPTIIRDAAFARDQAERFVGLADVVKASDEDLQWLYPDRTPEKSARAWLDAGAAVVVVTRGSKGPWALCRAGQVSVPAPPTSVVDTVGAGDSFMAALVGFLVDLELDGAHRRDELRRINLGQLTDLLQYAARAAAITVSRAGANPPTREEMARRA from the coding sequence GTGCTCACCGTAATCGGGGAAACCCTCATCGACGAAGTCGTCAGCGACACCGCGTCCATGCGCGCGCACGTGGGCGGAAGCCCCATGAACGTGGCCGTCGGGCTCGCGCGGCTCGGCCATCCGGCGCAGTTCGTCGGCCGGTACGGCGACGACGAGTACGGCCGCATGATCCAGCAGCACCTCCGCGACAACTCGGTGCCCTTCCCGGTCGAACCCGATGGTTCGCCCACCAGCGTCGCCACCGCGCGCCTCGACCCCGCAGGCGGCGCGGCGTACGACTTCCAGCTGGTCTGGGACCTGCCCGGCCTCGCCGGGCAGAAGGACAGGCTCCTCGACGGGACCACCCTCCTGCACACCGGATCCATCGCGACCATGCTCGCTCCGGGGGCCGACGACGTCCTGGCGCTGGTGACGGCCGCGCACCCGCTCGTCACCGTCACGTACGACCCGAACTGCCGGCCGACCATCATCCGGGACGCGGCTTTCGCCCGGGACCAGGCCGAGAGGTTCGTGGGGCTCGCCGACGTCGTCAAGGCCTCCGACGAGGACCTCCAGTGGCTCTATCCCGACCGCACCCCCGAGAAGTCGGCGCGGGCCTGGCTGGACGCCGGCGCCGCCGTCGTCGTCGTGACCCGCGGGTCGAAGGGCCCGTGGGCGCTGTGCCGCGCGGGGCAGGTGTCCGTGCCGGCACCCCCGACGAGCGTCGTGGACACGGTGGGCGCCGGGGACTCCTTCATGGCGGCCCTCGTGGGATTCCTCGTGGATCTCGAACTGGACGGCGCCCATCGCCGCGACGAGCTGCGCCGAATCAACCTCGGGCAGCTGACGGACCTGCTGCAGTACGCGGCCCGGGCCGCGGCCATCACGGTCTCCCGTGCGGGCGCCAATCCGCCCACCCGGGAGGAGATGGCGCGCCGGGCCTGA
- a CDS encoding diguanylate cyclase, with amino-acid sequence MTARTEGLHHVTAIAGDPQRNIDFYIRGLGLRLVKKTVNFDDPGTYHLYYGDESGRPGSLLTFFPWQGIRSGRVGSGQSTTTAFSVPQGTLGWWQEHFKAIGVESTISRASSEEERLSLRDPDGLQIDLVASSVSDPRNPWDSASVPAEYAVRGQHSSVLTVQDPTRTLETLTRDLGMNVLAEKDGRYRLSTHDGEPGTVVDVVTDARGERGRVAGGTVHHIAFRVPDQQTQELWRQELAERGYGVTAILDRQYFTSIYFREPGGTLLEIATDTPGFDIDEPLLELGRSLKLPPWLEPNREAISSAVAKIELPGENNPAIQAFVK; translated from the coding sequence GTGACTGCACGAACCGAAGGCCTTCATCACGTCACCGCGATCGCCGGTGATCCCCAGAGGAACATCGACTTCTACATCAGGGGACTGGGGCTGCGCCTCGTCAAGAAGACCGTGAACTTCGACGACCCGGGCACCTACCACCTGTACTACGGCGACGAGTCGGGCCGCCCCGGTTCCCTTCTGACCTTCTTCCCCTGGCAGGGTATCCGCAGCGGACGCGTCGGCAGCGGCCAGTCCACCACCACGGCGTTCTCCGTGCCGCAGGGCACCCTCGGCTGGTGGCAGGAGCACTTCAAGGCCATCGGCGTGGAATCCACCATCTCCCGCGCATCCTCCGAGGAGGAGCGCCTCTCGCTCCGCGACCCCGACGGCCTGCAGATCGACCTCGTCGCCTCGTCCGTCTCGGACCCCCGCAATCCCTGGGACTCCGCGTCCGTCCCCGCCGAGTACGCCGTCCGGGGCCAGCACTCCTCCGTCCTCACCGTGCAGGACCCCACCCGCACCCTCGAGACCCTCACGCGCGATCTCGGCATGAACGTCCTCGCCGAGAAGGACGGCCGCTACCGCCTGAGCACGCACGACGGTGAACCCGGCACCGTCGTCGACGTCGTCACCGATGCGCGCGGCGAGCGCGGGCGCGTCGCCGGCGGCACGGTGCACCACATCGCCTTCCGTGTCCCCGACCAGCAGACGCAGGAACTCTGGCGCCAGGAGCTCGCCGAGCGCGGCTACGGCGTCACGGCCATCCTCGACCGCCAGTACTTCACCTCGATCTACTTCCGCGAACCCGGTGGAACCCTCCTCGAGATCGCGACCGACACACCGGGCTTCGACATCGACGAGCCGCTGCTCGAACTGGGCCGCTCCCTGAAGCTGCCGCCGTGGCTCGAGCCGAACCGCGAGGCGATCTCCTCCGCCGTGGCGAAGATCGAGCTGCCCGGGGAGAACAACCCGGCCATCCAGGCCTTCGTGAAGTAG
- a CDS encoding phosphoglucomutase, alpha-D-glucose phosphate-specific — translation MANRAGTVALPSDLVDVTKLLDAYFELTPDLQDPAQRVAFGTSGHRGSSLKSSFNEGHIAAITQAIVEYRAGQGITGPLFMGKDTHALSEPAQNTALEVLAANGVTVLVDARGAYTPTPAVSHAILTYNAAKTEQADGIVITPSHNPPGDGGFKYNPPHGGPADSDATTWIANRANDLLEGGLRDVRRMPIARARTAEGIGSYDFLQQYIDDLPAVLDLDAIRSANVHIGADPMGGASVDYWGAIGERHNLNLTVVNPTVDPQWAFMTLDWDEKIRMDCSSPSAMASLIGRASEFDIATGNDADADRHGIVTPDAGLMNPNHYLAVAIQYLYANRPNWRADAVIGKTLVSSSIIDRVALDLGRVLQEVPVGFKWFVPGLLTGDLAFGGEESAGASFLRHDGTPWSTDKDGILLALLASEITAVTGKTPSQHYAGLTERFGAPVYARIDAAATREQKAALGRLSPSDVTATTLAGEEITARLTEAPGNGAPVGGLKVTTENAWFAARPSGTEDVYKIYAESFRGEEHLKQVQAEAKALVDGVIS, via the coding sequence ATGGCTAACCGAGCGGGCACTGTTGCCCTTCCCAGCGACCTCGTAGACGTGACCAAGCTCCTCGACGCGTATTTCGAGCTCACACCCGACCTCCAGGACCCCGCGCAGCGGGTGGCCTTCGGCACCTCGGGCCACCGCGGTTCGTCCCTGAAGTCGTCCTTCAACGAGGGGCACATCGCGGCGATCACCCAGGCGATCGTCGAGTACCGCGCCGGTCAGGGCATCACCGGTCCCCTGTTCATGGGCAAGGACACGCACGCGCTCTCGGAGCCGGCGCAGAACACCGCCCTCGAGGTCCTCGCGGCCAACGGGGTCACGGTCCTCGTCGACGCACGCGGCGCCTACACACCCACCCCCGCCGTCTCCCACGCGATCCTCACCTACAACGCGGCCAAGACCGAGCAGGCGGACGGCATCGTCATCACGCCCTCGCACAACCCTCCGGGCGACGGCGGCTTCAAGTACAACCCTCCGCACGGCGGTCCCGCCGACTCGGACGCGACGACCTGGATCGCGAACCGCGCCAACGACCTGCTGGAAGGTGGACTGCGGGACGTCCGGCGCATGCCGATCGCGCGGGCCCGCACCGCCGAGGGCATCGGCAGCTACGACTTCCTGCAGCAGTACATCGACGACCTCCCCGCGGTCCTGGACCTCGACGCCATCCGGTCGGCGAACGTCCACATCGGTGCGGACCCGATGGGCGGTGCGTCCGTCGACTACTGGGGCGCCATCGGCGAGCGGCACAACCTCAACCTCACCGTGGTCAATCCGACCGTCGATCCGCAGTGGGCGTTCATGACCCTGGACTGGGACGAGAAGATCCGCATGGACTGCTCGTCGCCGTCCGCCATGGCATCGCTCATCGGGCGGGCCTCCGAGTTCGACATCGCCACGGGCAACGACGCCGACGCGGACCGCCACGGCATCGTCACGCCGGATGCGGGCCTGATGAACCCGAACCACTATCTCGCCGTCGCCATCCAGTACCTCTACGCCAACCGTCCCAACTGGCGCGCCGACGCCGTGATCGGCAAGACCCTCGTGTCGTCGTCGATCATCGACCGCGTGGCCCTCGACCTCGGCCGCGTGCTGCAGGAGGTCCCCGTGGGCTTCAAGTGGTTCGTGCCCGGACTGCTGACCGGCGACCTCGCCTTCGGTGGCGAGGAATCCGCGGGCGCGTCCTTCCTCCGCCACGACGGCACGCCCTGGAGCACCGACAAGGACGGCATCCTGCTGGCCCTCCTGGCCTCGGAGATCACCGCCGTCACCGGGAAGACCCCCTCGCAGCACTACGCCGGGCTGACCGAGCGGTTCGGCGCCCCCGTCTACGCGCGGATCGACGCCGCGGCGACGCGCGAGCAGAAGGCGGCCCTGGGCAGGCTCTCGCCGTCGGACGTCACCGCCACGACCCTCGCCGGCGAGGAGATCACCGCCCGCCTGACCGAGGCACCGGGCAACGGCGCCCCCGTGGGCGGCCTGAAGGTCACCACCGAGAACGCCTGGTTCGCCGCGCGTCCGTCGGGAACCGAGGACGTCTACAAGATCTACGCGGAGTCCTTCCGGGGCGAGGAGCACCTGAAGCAGGTGCAGGCCGAGGCGAAGGCCCTGGTGGATGGCGTCATCAGCTGA